In Sesamum indicum cultivar Zhongzhi No. 13 linkage group LG1, S_indicum_v1.0, whole genome shotgun sequence, the sequence GCCACAGAAATACGCCGTCGTTTTCCTCCTCCcttcttgatgaaatctaCCGTTCCATCGACGGGAATGACGCAACAGCCCAAGAACCAGCGTCAAGAGCCCAGAGCTGCAGCAAaggagatgaagaagaaatggGAAGATTCACAAGGGCTTGTTTGGTTGACAAATGGATGGAGAAGGAAGTTCACGAGAAAGCTAATAATTTGGCCAGAAGAAGGCCGGATTCATTTCAGGACTATGATGTCTGGTTCTTCAGTTCAACTTCGACTTCTTCCGACAGTTCTGGCGCGCTCTCATCATCAGACACCGAACTCTTCTGTTCCACCAGAAAGCCCAAGCAGGTTTCTTGTTTCTCCACAAGGCCTAAACCTGTCCGGACCACCCGCGAAAGCAATCGGCAAGACGAGTTTTTCGTgtctgatgatgatgatgatgatgatcgaCAAAACCAACAGAAGAACAAAAAGGGAGATGATTTGATGAAGTCGAAATCGAGGGCCTTAAAGATTTACGCCAATTTGAAGAAACTGAAGCAGCCCATCTCACCAGGGGGGAGGCTGACAAGTTTTATCAACTCACTCTTTACCAATGCCAACtccaagaaatcaagaaatccTGATACAAGTAAAGGGTTTCAACATTTGAAGTCTACTAAAACAACAacagcatcatcatcatcatcatcatcagctTGTTCTTCCGCTGCTTCGTTTTCGAGGTCGTCGTGTATGAGCAAGAACTCATCATCACCTGATGAATCAAGGGACGTCGTCAAAACGAGAAATGGGAATCAAAGAACGGTCAGATTTCATCCTGTGAGTGTGATTGTTGATCAAGACTCCAAGGCTTGTGGGCACAAGAGCATATACGATGAGGATTGTGATTATAAGCATAGAAGGCCTCCACTGCCGCCACACGCGTTGAAAATGGCGGAGAAAAACAGGAAAGTTGAAGACGCTGCACATCGTGTTTCAAAGGGCTATCGAAATCATAAGAAATACGATTTTCCCATGTTTAGGAAAATTCGGGACAAGGATGAAGACGAGGACGATGCCGTGAGTGAATCGAGCTCGGACTTATTCGAGCTCGATCACTTGACAGTGTTTggaaaaaatagattttgtGAAGAACTTCCTGTGTATGAATCTACTTATTTTTTCGCATAGGaatgaaaaatttgttttgtatatttatgctttttgACGGCAATGTTATGAGTAAGTTTAGTTCGGATATTTATCGTGtaattgatgtacaatttaaGAAGAATGATAAGTACAATATAATTTGtgtgtaattgatttgattggaTCAAATTTGTTTGGAGTTAGTATTTTGCATGATTGTTATATAGTTTGGTAATTAAGATTTGAGGGTTTCCAGCAGGTATTGGAAACTGTTATGATATGGAATATGGTGTGTGGGATTTagtggaaaaacaaaaaagagagcACAGAGATGAGAGCAGGAATTTGGAATAGAGACAGACACTGAAAAAAGAAGGGAACGAGGACTGATCCCAAGTAGGTAAGAAACCCGACAGATTTTGATAGAACAGAGAAAAAAAGGGGGAaaatttaacagaaaaaagaaaaagtgagcATGACAAGCAAAATATTTCCAATGGGAATAGGGAAAgtgattctctctctctctctcttttttctttgtctatCACTTtgtattaatgaaaaaaaacatatagttGAAAAAAGAGGATGattgaaatatatgaattaaatagttttgaaatttcaagaaaaacgtataaatttttaatgaggATCACAGATATAGGTGTGAAGTTAGTATCATTTCGTGTGTGATGGTATAAAAACACAATATGATAAGAGATATAACAGTAATTATTTACGAGCAAACATACtttagtataa encodes:
- the LOC105179645 gene encoding protein BIG GRAIN 1-like B gives rise to the protein MYCREKPNFREENHKARQSHRNTPSFSSSLLDEIYRSIDGNDATAQEPASRAQSCSKGDEEEMGRFTRACLVDKWMEKEVHEKANNLARRRPDSFQDYDVWFFSSTSTSSDSSGALSSSDTELFCSTRKPKQVSCFSTRPKPVRTTRESNRQDEFFVSDDDDDDDRQNQQKNKKGDDLMKSKSRALKIYANLKKLKQPISPGGRLTSFINSLFTNANSKKSRNPDTSKGFQHLKSTKTTTASSSSSSSACSSAASFSRSSCMSKNSSSPDESRDVVKTRNGNQRTVRFHPVSVIVDQDSKACGHKSIYDEDCDYKHRRPPLPPHALKMAEKNRKVEDAAHRVSKGYRNHKKYDFPMFRKIRDKDEDEDDAVSESSSDLFELDHLTVFGKNRFCEELPVYESTYFFA